In Spirosoma aureum, a single genomic region encodes these proteins:
- a CDS encoding FGGY-family carbohydrate kinase, with the protein MTQTPVIAIFDVGKTNKKLFLFNEDYEIVWEKTTQFPETTDDDGDPCEDVSQLSDWVQSSLNDVLQLPEFSVKAVNFSAYGASFVHLGANGQTVGYLYNYLKPFPAAIRQQFYDTYGTQSDLSLQTASPALDSLNSGLMLYRLKYDKPELYERIRYSLHLPQFVSYLISGKCFSDLTSIGCHTMLWDFQRNDYHQWVLNEGIDKILAPTFPSDNVISPEVANRPYPVGIGLHDSSAALIPYLASFREPFILISTGTWSISMNPFNASPVTPEELQYDCLCFLHYKGQPVKASRLFAGYEHEQQTKRLAEHFKTPVDYYKTVAYDPLLIQSLRMHRPDAGTNFDQVKNPPMQESLFGHRNLSHFQSYEEAYHQLMLDLVAQQLISTDLVLENSPVKRLFVDGGFSKNPIYMALLAAAFPQTEVFAASVAQATALGAALAIHQHWNTKAIPAEIVDLKLYTTDSVAI; encoded by the coding sequence ATGACCCAAACGCCTGTTATCGCCATTTTTGACGTCGGTAAGACAAACAAGAAGCTGTTTCTCTTCAATGAAGACTATGAAATTGTTTGGGAAAAGACGACGCAATTTCCTGAAACAACCGACGATGATGGCGATCCCTGCGAAGATGTCAGTCAGCTAAGTGACTGGGTGCAATCGTCGTTGAACGATGTTTTACAATTACCCGAGTTCTCGGTAAAGGCCGTCAATTTTTCTGCATATGGGGCCAGCTTCGTCCACCTGGGTGCCAATGGCCAAACAGTTGGTTATTTATATAATTACCTAAAGCCTTTCCCGGCAGCCATCCGGCAGCAATTTTACGACACCTACGGAACCCAAAGCGACCTGTCTCTTCAAACGGCTTCACCAGCACTGGATAGCCTGAATTCTGGACTGATGCTGTACCGACTCAAGTATGACAAGCCCGAGCTGTACGAACGCATCCGTTATTCGCTTCATTTACCGCAGTTTGTGAGCTATCTTATTTCCGGAAAGTGTTTCTCTGATTTGACTAGCATTGGCTGTCATACGATGCTGTGGGATTTTCAGCGAAACGATTATCACCAGTGGGTCCTGAATGAAGGCATTGACAAGATTCTTGCCCCCACATTTCCTTCCGATAATGTCATTAGCCCGGAAGTTGCCAATCGGCCTTATCCGGTCGGCATCGGTCTACACGATAGTTCGGCAGCACTTATTCCCTATCTGGCGTCGTTTCGTGAACCCTTTATTTTAATCTCGACGGGTACCTGGTCGATCAGCATGAATCCGTTCAATGCCAGTCCCGTTACACCGGAAGAATTGCAGTATGACTGTTTGTGTTTTCTGCACTACAAAGGTCAGCCCGTTAAAGCATCGCGCTTATTTGCCGGTTATGAACACGAACAGCAAACCAAACGATTGGCCGAGCATTTTAAAACGCCCGTTGATTACTACAAAACGGTTGCCTATGATCCCCTGCTGATCCAGTCGCTCAGGATGCACCGACCCGATGCTGGAACCAACTTCGATCAGGTAAAAAACCCGCCCATGCAGGAGTCGTTGTTTGGCCATCGGAATCTTTCGCATTTTCAGAGTTACGAAGAAGCCTACCACCAGCTTATGCTGGATCTGGTAGCCCAACAATTGATTTCAACGGATCTGGTGCTGGAAAACTCACCCGTCAAGCGCCTATTCGTAGATGGTGGATTCAGCAAGAATCCAATTTATATGGCCTTACTGGCGGCTGCCTTTCCGCAAACCGAAGTCTTTGCCGCGTCGGTGGCCCAGGCAACGGCACTGGGTGCGGCACTGGCTATTCACCAGCACTGGAACACAAAAGCTATCCCTGCCGAAATTGTTGATTTAAAGTTATATACAACGGATTCCGTGGCCATTTAA
- a CDS encoding alpha/beta hydrolase domain-containing protein has translation MNGPFRFSRVLLFMLGFVSTTSQLQARIVRIEITSVQSPTFEGKVFGKVGAYEKLRGKAYGELDPAALQNAVITDIQLAPRNARGKVEYVMDIYILKPINLANGNHKLFLEVNNRGGKLFGGFNNSSGGNDPTTAAHAGEGFLMNRGYTIAWNGWDPSASAANNNLTISVPTVRNPDGSPITGPSYEYIVFDDKPSTTYSLAYPAATLNTAQATLTVRDHLQDSPTVIPAGGWEYVNERTIQLLPAGTTFRQSAIYELVYPARDPIAAGIGFAATRDFVSFLRYARADDFGNVNPLAGDLQYTFSYAVSQPARYLNDFQTLGFNADENNRRVIDGIENWLGGGSGIGLNVRFAQPSRTERNRQNHLYPEGVFPFAYPVTTDPFTGKTGGRIVACSTSHTCPNVFEINSANEYWVKAASLLHTDALGNDLPDPENVRFFLVSGAQHGAGNVNNRGLCQQFQNPTNAEPMLRALFIALDDWVTKGTPPPRSEVPRRSTGTAVIANAHQNWQTGQIDQEALGWPTIPGVTYTGLITTRYQLDFGSSFRHGIMSQYPPSIGERPVYINFVSKVDQDGNEIAGIRLPPVAAPIATTTGWALRRAGYGENEGCEGAGQFIPFKPTKAERLSVNDPRLSLQERYQTHDGYVKAVEKAARKLAEQRFLLQEDIDQYIHTAASSNVLK, from the coding sequence ATGAACGGCCCATTTCGCTTCAGTCGGGTACTTCTATTCATGCTCGGTTTTGTTAGCACTACCTCACAGCTTCAGGCGCGGATTGTTCGGATTGAAATTACCAGTGTTCAATCGCCAACGTTTGAGGGGAAGGTCTTCGGGAAGGTGGGCGCATACGAGAAATTACGGGGAAAAGCCTATGGCGAGCTAGATCCGGCGGCTCTTCAAAATGCCGTCATTACCGACATCCAGTTAGCTCCTCGCAATGCCAGGGGAAAAGTAGAGTATGTAATGGACATTTACATCCTGAAACCGATCAATCTGGCCAATGGCAATCATAAACTCTTTCTGGAGGTCAATAATCGGGGTGGGAAATTGTTCGGCGGTTTCAACAACAGTAGTGGCGGCAATGACCCTACCACTGCTGCTCACGCGGGAGAGGGCTTTTTGATGAATCGGGGCTACACAATCGCCTGGAATGGTTGGGACCCATCGGCATCAGCCGCCAACAATAACCTGACAATCAGCGTTCCGACCGTCAGGAATCCGGACGGTTCACCGATCACAGGACCCTCATACGAATACATAGTTTTCGACGATAAACCATCAACCACGTATTCGCTCGCTTATCCAGCGGCCACGTTGAACACCGCACAGGCAACCCTCACTGTGCGCGACCACTTGCAGGACTCGCCGACTGTTATACCGGCAGGGGGTTGGGAGTATGTCAATGAGCGTACGATTCAGTTGTTGCCCGCCGGAACGACTTTCCGGCAAAGTGCGATCTATGAACTGGTCTATCCAGCCCGCGATCCAATTGCAGCCGGGATTGGTTTTGCGGCCACGCGTGATTTTGTGTCGTTCTTACGGTACGCCAGGGCCGACGATTTTGGAAATGTCAATCCACTGGCTGGTGACTTGCAGTATACGTTCTCCTATGCCGTTTCGCAACCGGCCCGCTATTTGAATGACTTTCAGACTCTTGGCTTCAATGCCGATGAAAATAACCGACGTGTCATTGATGGTATCGAAAACTGGCTGGGTGGTGGCAGTGGAATTGGATTGAACGTTCGGTTTGCCCAACCCTCACGAACCGAACGTAATCGGCAAAACCACCTTTACCCGGAAGGCGTTTTTCCATTTGCCTATCCCGTTACGACAGACCCATTTACGGGGAAAACTGGAGGACGGATAGTGGCCTGTTCAACCAGTCATACATGTCCGAATGTTTTCGAAATCAATTCGGCCAACGAATATTGGGTAAAAGCGGCTTCGTTGCTGCATACGGATGCTTTGGGAAATGACTTGCCAGACCCGGAGAATGTTCGTTTCTTCCTCGTATCAGGTGCCCAGCATGGTGCGGGCAACGTCAACAACCGTGGTTTGTGCCAGCAGTTTCAGAATCCAACCAATGCGGAACCAATGCTACGGGCTCTGTTTATTGCCCTGGACGACTGGGTGACGAAAGGCACACCTCCACCCAGAAGTGAAGTTCCCCGGCGATCAACGGGCACGGCTGTTATCGCCAATGCCCATCAGAACTGGCAAACGGGACAGATTGATCAGGAGGCACTCGGCTGGCCGACGATTCCTGGCGTGACGTATACTGGCCTCATTACTACTCGCTACCAGCTAGATTTTGGCTCTTCGTTTAGGCACGGAATCATGAGCCAGTATCCACCCAGTATCGGTGAGCGACCGGTTTACATAAACTTCGTTTCTAAGGTCGATCAGGACGGGAATGAGATCGCCGGGATTCGGTTGCCACCCGTTGCCGCACCCATCGCAACAACAACGGGGTGGGCGCTGCGTCGGGCTGGTTACGGTGAAAATGAAGGCTGTGAGGGGGCCGGTCAGTTTATTCCCTTTAAACCAACAAAAGCTGAACGGCTGTCAGTCAATGATCCTCGGTTATCGTTACAGGAACGCTACCAGACACATGATGGCTACGTGAAAGCAGTGGAGAAAGCCGCCCGAAAACTAGCTGAGCAACGTTTTTTGCTACAGGAAGATATCGATCAGTATATTCATACAGCAGCGTCAAGTAACGTATTGAAGTAG
- a CDS encoding purple acid phosphatase family protein yields the protein MIRLTLLHVIWIVSLIVAVTVSMAQTVTRSPYLQTVTPTGITIRWRTDQPTNSRVRFGSNAGQLNQETTDPTATTEHIVTLTGLQPASRYYYAIGSSAGDLMTSSDQYFQTSPTVGSTVPVRIWALGDFGVGTANANQNAVLNQYRQAAQSHPADIWLWLGDNAYNQGFDAQYQQNLFNIYTDILKHVPVWSTPGNHEYIDNPNNLNVDYFNLVSVPQQAEAGGVPSGSKLNYSFNYANIHFVSLDSEGNDGSRLYDPAGRQAQWLVSDLAANHQPWTIVFFHHPPYTKGSHNSDTENDLIQIRQQLLPILEQYQVDLVLSGHSHLYERSYLMKGHYGQANTFDLNQHAISTSNARYDGSPNSCPIINKQAGTIYVVNGSGGQLGGQSVGYPHQAMVYSDNQVGGSMLIDVNDNRLDAQWLAADGTVRDKFTVFKKVSQRRYFLTIPDKPLTLAASWPGNYTWNSGQTSRTISVSPAVSTTYTVTDQSGCLTDVFTVDVDNSTDTNLRFEGQLTINPNPTTGATAIKVSIPAPQTIDLHVTDNQGLVIFEKQYINTAEVNEQINLTVPGDYQFIARVGSQVLARMNFKL from the coding sequence ATGATCCGACTAACTCTACTTCATGTCATTTGGATTGTCAGCCTGATAGTGGCCGTAACGGTTTCGATGGCGCAAACCGTTACGCGTTCACCTTACCTGCAGACGGTTACACCAACGGGCATAACGATTCGCTGGCGTACCGATCAACCAACCAACAGCCGCGTTCGCTTTGGTAGTAACGCCGGTCAGCTTAACCAGGAAACTACCGACCCAACGGCAACAACTGAGCACATTGTTACACTAACCGGCTTACAACCGGCGAGTCGTTACTATTATGCCATTGGCTCCTCGGCGGGCGATTTAATGACCTCCAGTGATCAGTATTTTCAAACTTCGCCAACCGTGGGGTCTACCGTTCCTGTCCGTATCTGGGCGCTGGGTGATTTTGGCGTTGGTACGGCCAATGCTAACCAAAATGCCGTTTTAAATCAATACCGGCAAGCCGCGCAGAGCCATCCCGCCGATATCTGGCTTTGGCTGGGCGATAATGCTTATAATCAGGGATTTGACGCGCAGTACCAGCAAAACCTCTTTAATATCTATACCGATATTTTGAAGCATGTTCCGGTCTGGTCTACACCGGGTAACCATGAGTACATCGATAACCCCAACAATTTAAACGTTGACTATTTCAATCTGGTCAGTGTTCCGCAGCAGGCCGAAGCCGGTGGAGTGCCTTCCGGATCTAAACTCAACTATTCGTTCAATTATGCGAATATTCACTTCGTTTCGCTGGATTCTGAAGGGAATGATGGTTCACGGCTCTACGATCCGGCGGGTCGGCAGGCGCAATGGCTTGTCAGCGATTTAGCCGCTAATCATCAGCCCTGGACGATTGTTTTTTTTCACCATCCGCCCTATACCAAAGGCTCACATAATTCGGATACTGAAAATGATTTAATTCAGATACGCCAGCAATTACTTCCTATTCTGGAGCAGTATCAGGTCGACCTGGTCTTATCGGGGCACAGCCATCTGTATGAACGCAGCTATCTCATGAAAGGACATTATGGTCAGGCCAATACATTCGATTTAAATCAGCATGCCATATCGACTAGCAATGCCCGGTATGATGGTTCGCCCAATTCCTGCCCGATTATCAACAAACAGGCCGGTACGATCTATGTGGTCAATGGAAGCGGTGGTCAACTGGGCGGGCAGTCGGTTGGGTATCCACATCAGGCTATGGTTTATTCGGATAATCAGGTGGGCGGTTCCATGCTGATCGACGTAAACGACAATCGACTCGATGCGCAGTGGCTGGCTGCAGATGGAACTGTACGAGACAAATTCACCGTTTTTAAAAAGGTCAGCCAGCGCCGTTATTTCCTGACAATTCCCGATAAACCGCTGACACTGGCGGCTTCATGGCCCGGAAATTATACCTGGAATTCCGGGCAAACCAGCCGAACCATCAGTGTGTCGCCTGCGGTGTCAACGACCTACACCGTCACCGATCAGTCTGGTTGTTTAACGGATGTTTTTACGGTCGATGTCGACAATTCAACGGATACGAACCTGAGGTTTGAGGGGCAACTGACGATCAATCCAAATCCTACAACAGGGGCAACGGCCATTAAGGTGTCGATTCCCGCTCCCCAGACTATTGATCTACACGTGACCGATAATCAGGGGCTTGTCATCTTCGAGAAACAATACATTAACACCGCTGAAGTCAATGAGCAGATTAACCTTACGGTTCCTGGTGACTATCAGTTCATTGCACGCGTTGGATCGCAGGTTCTCGCCCGAATGAATTTCAAGCTATAA
- a CDS encoding TIM barrel protein → MQLESYQIADHNNSLQESHQRKLAYWTEEVANAETIIGKLIDFQIAIPSWALGTGGTRFGRFAGGGEPRSLEEKLGDIGLLHALNQSSGAISLHIPWDIPTDPEAIKQLAAQYGIRFDAMNSNTFQDQPGQPLSYKFGSLQHVDPAVRQQAVEHNIEVIRHGLALGSDALTVWLADGSCFPGQLNFRKAFERTLDSLQAIYKALPDDWKMLVEYKAYEPNFYSTTIGDWGSSFLYATKLGPKAYTLVDLGHHLPNANIEQIVAILLNEKKLGGFHFNDSKYGDDDLTAGSVKPYQLFLIFNELVDGLDARGLNHATSLGWMIDASHNVKDPLEDLLQSVEAIQLAYAQALLVDRVALEEAREANDVVRAQEILQEAFRTDVRPLVAEARLRAGGAIQPLALYRQLNVRQKLIGERGTKTIATGL, encoded by the coding sequence ATGCAACTCGAATCGTATCAGATAGCTGACCATAATAACAGCCTACAGGAAAGTCATCAGCGCAAGCTGGCTTACTGGACTGAAGAAGTAGCAAATGCCGAAACCATTATCGGTAAGTTGATCGATTTTCAGATCGCCATTCCCAGTTGGGCTTTAGGTACGGGCGGAACCCGCTTTGGTCGGTTTGCGGGTGGTGGTGAACCCCGTTCGCTGGAGGAAAAACTCGGAGACATTGGTTTGCTCCACGCCCTGAACCAGTCGAGTGGAGCCATTTCCCTGCACATTCCCTGGGATATTCCAACGGACCCGGAGGCCATCAAACAGTTAGCAGCTCAGTATGGCATTCGGTTCGACGCCATGAATTCCAATACGTTTCAGGATCAGCCTGGCCAGCCCCTAAGTTATAAATTTGGTTCGCTGCAACACGTCGATCCTGCGGTTCGTCAACAGGCCGTCGAGCATAATATCGAGGTAATTCGGCATGGTTTAGCATTGGGCTCTGACGCATTGACGGTATGGCTGGCCGATGGTTCCTGCTTTCCTGGTCAGTTGAATTTCCGCAAAGCGTTTGAACGCACGCTCGATAGCCTTCAGGCAATTTACAAAGCACTCCCCGACGACTGGAAGATGCTGGTCGAATACAAAGCCTACGAACCCAATTTCTATTCGACAACCATTGGTGACTGGGGCTCGTCCTTTCTGTACGCGACCAAACTGGGTCCGAAAGCGTATACACTCGTCGATCTGGGCCATCATCTGCCGAATGCCAACATCGAACAAATTGTTGCTATCCTACTGAATGAAAAGAAGTTAGGTGGTTTTCATTTCAACGATTCCAAATACGGTGACGATGACCTGACGGCTGGCAGCGTCAAACCATATCAGCTGTTCTTGATTTTCAATGAACTGGTCGATGGCCTGGATGCGCGCGGTCTGAACCATGCGACCAGCCTCGGCTGGATGATCGACGCATCGCACAACGTAAAAGATCCGCTCGAAGATCTGCTTCAATCAGTAGAGGCCATTCAGCTTGCCTATGCTCAGGCTTTGCTGGTTGACCGGGTCGCGCTGGAAGAAGCACGGGAAGCCAATGATGTCGTTCGGGCGCAGGAGATTCTTCAGGAAGCCTTCCGCACCGACGTTCGGCCACTCGTAGCCGAGGCCCGTTTACGGGCTGGTGGTGCCATTCAGCCATTGGCTCTATACCGGCAGTTAAACGTTCGGCAGAAGCTCATTGGCGAACGCGGCACCAAAACAATTGCCACAGGACTGTAA
- a CDS encoding DUF819 family protein has protein sequence MPKEPLITQDAIILGILLALLALIFHTSRSEHRSWQKFYNLIPALLLCYIFPGAMNSFGIISGEQSKLYTVASQYLLPAALVLLTSTADLRSILRLGNKALLVFLAGTLGIVIGGPIALALVSSLSPEFRQQAIDQQLWKGLVTISGSWIGGSSSQIALKEIYGCSEALFVIILVVDAIVSNVWTACLIYGAAFSGRIDRFLKADTSSIEAVKVRILSYREERDKPADLTDLSTILALGFGGAAVAHALASWLTQTFQPHADWMRVHGLEPFLSNFLWVVILSTTLGIGLSFTRARKLEKLGTTDLSTLFIYFLIMTIGMRLDLSTISGNLGLFAVAIIWMLIHILIMFIAARVLKAPYFFVAVGSQANIGGVATAPAVASVFHPALAPVGVLLAVLSHVLGTYGGIACAWMMQLVQ, from the coding sequence ATGCCGAAAGAACCTCTGATTACGCAGGATGCCATAATTCTGGGCATCCTGCTTGCACTGCTGGCTCTCATCTTCCATACCTCGCGATCCGAACATCGAAGCTGGCAGAAATTCTATAACTTAATTCCTGCTCTGCTGCTTTGTTACATTTTTCCGGGAGCCATGAATAGCTTTGGTATAATTTCGGGTGAGCAATCAAAGCTCTATACTGTTGCATCCCAGTATCTGCTGCCTGCTGCGCTGGTATTGCTGACATCTACCGCCGATCTGCGCTCTATACTACGGTTGGGCAACAAAGCATTACTGGTTTTTCTGGCTGGAACGCTCGGTATCGTCATTGGTGGTCCAATCGCGTTGGCGCTGGTAAGTTCATTATCGCCGGAGTTTCGCCAGCAGGCCATTGACCAGCAACTCTGGAAAGGACTGGTCACAATTTCGGGTAGCTGGATAGGGGGGAGCAGCAGCCAGATCGCTTTGAAAGAAATTTATGGTTGCAGCGAAGCCCTGTTTGTCATTATTCTGGTCGTTGATGCGATCGTGTCAAACGTCTGGACGGCCTGTCTGATCTACGGAGCGGCCTTTTCGGGGCGGATAGACCGGTTTCTGAAAGCCGACACGTCGAGTATCGAAGCGGTTAAAGTGAGGATTTTAAGCTATCGGGAAGAACGTGATAAACCGGCCGATTTAACCGACTTATCGACCATTCTGGCGCTGGGTTTTGGCGGAGCAGCGGTTGCCCATGCCCTGGCTTCCTGGCTAACTCAAACGTTTCAACCGCATGCCGACTGGATGCGGGTACATGGCTTGGAACCGTTTCTGTCGAACTTCCTATGGGTGGTGATTTTATCAACGACACTGGGTATTGGGTTGTCGTTTACCCGAGCCCGAAAGCTCGAAAAACTGGGTACAACGGACCTCTCGACCTTGTTTATTTACTTTCTGATCATGACAATCGGCATGCGGCTCGATCTGTCAACTATCAGTGGCAATCTCGGATTATTTGCTGTGGCCATAATTTGGATGCTCATCCACATCCTGATCATGTTTATAGCTGCCCGCGTATTGAAGGCTCCGTATTTTTTCGTAGCAGTGGGTAGCCAGGCCAATATTGGAGGGGTTGCAACCGCTCCGGCAGTCGCTTCCGTTTTTCACCCGGCGCTGGCACCCGTGGGCGTTTTACTGGCCGTACTTAGCCATGTACTGGGCACCTATGGAGGTATAGCCTGCGCCTGGATGATGCAACTCGTACAATAA
- a CDS encoding DUF6624 domain-containing protein, producing the protein MEAQIAQELIQLANHDLAVRERLLQENKLSEGYNPDMEAIHRANVARLREIIGLIGWPTRSKVGEEASEAAWLIVQHAIGEALFMKSGYQLMLDVSDDINPQHLAYLYDRICFFTGKPQRYGTQYDKGKLYPVEDKVAVNRLRAEINLPVIPEQRLAEAIDAGNSADLHADADFREWRQKAGWLSE; encoded by the coding sequence ATGGAAGCCCAAATCGCTCAGGAACTCATTCAATTAGCAAACCATGATCTGGCTGTTCGGGAGCGATTGCTTCAGGAAAACAAGCTGTCGGAGGGCTACAACCCGGATATGGAAGCCATTCATCGGGCAAATGTTGCCCGGCTTCGGGAAATAATTGGCCTGATTGGCTGGCCAACCCGCTCGAAAGTAGGCGAAGAAGCCAGCGAAGCCGCCTGGCTCATTGTGCAGCATGCTATTGGCGAGGCTTTGTTTATGAAATCTGGTTATCAATTGATGCTCGATGTCAGCGATGACATCAATCCGCAGCATTTAGCCTATCTGTATGATCGGATCTGCTTTTTTACCGGCAAACCGCAACGCTATGGCACTCAGTACGATAAGGGTAAACTATATCCCGTTGAGGACAAGGTCGCTGTAAATAGGTTACGGGCCGAAATCAATCTTCCGGTTATTCCCGAACAACGTCTTGCTGAAGCAATTGACGCGGGCAACTCGGCTGATCTTCACGCCGATGCTGACTTCCGTGAGTGGCGTCAGAAAGCCGGGTGGCTTTCCGAATGA
- a CDS encoding VOC family protein → MKLANTVPILYSANVTRSLAYYIDVLGFDDKWEWENPPTFGGVVKNDVEIFFCLNGQGHPETWVCLVIDDVDAYYETIKAKGALDVSPPERMPWNMREMFVKDPDGHILRIGHRIECNPAA, encoded by the coding sequence ATGAAACTAGCGAATACCGTACCGATTCTGTATTCGGCCAACGTGACAAGAAGCCTTGCCTATTACATCGATGTGTTAGGCTTTGATGATAAATGGGAGTGGGAAAATCCACCAACCTTTGGGGGCGTGGTGAAAAATGACGTGGAGATTTTCTTCTGTCTGAACGGTCAGGGTCATCCTGAAACATGGGTTTGCCTGGTCATCGATGACGTAGATGCCTACTATGAAACAATCAAAGCAAAAGGGGCTCTGGATGTGTCGCCACCCGAACGTATGCCCTGGAACATGCGGGAAATGTTTGTCAAAGACCCCGACGGGCATATCCTTCGGATTGGTCATCGGATAGAATGCAACCCCGCTGCATAA
- a CDS encoding DUF4468 domain-containing protein — MHTLSFGLLMASLLSSVFATTLNPSSVTDGKLHGILPIVNQKVTYSEVVDCGSVSQIDLFRRARLWIAQSSSSSTSTFSLNDKETGDLVSRGKQVVSMPRSESFAGGVFSFRYSFVIECSNRKYRATITQIDVEDGNSDKLTPIEVYSQRNEKDLQLIYQELDKQLKGTLQLLQENVKNYKGF, encoded by the coding sequence ATGCATACATTATCCTTTGGCTTATTAATGGCCAGTTTACTAAGTTCTGTTTTCGCAACCACACTGAACCCATCGTCGGTAACTGATGGAAAATTGCACGGCATTCTGCCAATAGTCAATCAGAAAGTGACGTATTCCGAGGTCGTTGATTGTGGGAGTGTGTCGCAGATCGACCTGTTCCGGCGCGCCAGATTATGGATTGCTCAGTCGTCGTCTTCGTCAACCAGTACCTTTTCACTAAACGATAAAGAAACCGGTGATCTGGTAAGCCGGGGAAAACAGGTCGTTAGTATGCCCCGTTCGGAGAGCTTTGCCGGTGGTGTTTTTTCCTTTCGCTATAGTTTCGTCATCGAATGCAGCAACCGCAAATACCGGGCAACGATAACGCAGATCGACGTAGAAGATGGAAACAGTGATAAATTAACACCGATCGAGGTCTATTCGCAACGCAATGAAAAAGACCTTCAGCTTATCTATCAGGAACTAGATAAGCAGCTAAAAGGCACGCTGCAACTGCTTCAGGAAAACGTTAAAAACTACAAAGGTTTTTAG